The following proteins are encoded in a genomic region of Anaerolineae bacterium:
- a CDS encoding TrpB-like pyridoxal phosphate-dependent enzyme — translation MERFKFNLDENQLPQAWYNIIPDLPVPLPPVIHPATKQPVKPDDLAPIFPMALIQQEVSPERFIEIPEPVQRVYKMWRPTPLYRARRLEKALDTPAHIYYKYEGGSPPGSHKPNTAVAQAYYNKAEGVKRLTTETGAGQWGSALAFGCKLFGLECKVYMVKISYQQKPYRRILMETWGANVVPSPSPDTHAGRQILAQDPSSPGSLGIAISEAVEDAATRDDTKYSLGSVLNHVLLHQTIVGEEALLQMEMAGEFPDVVIGCVGGGSNFAGLAFPFLRERLKHNLKTRFLAVEPTACPSLTKGIYTYDFGDTAGTTPLLKMYTLGHKFVPPGIHAGGLRYHGMAPIICALYNGGYIEAVAYPQNAVFEAAVQFARAEGFLPAPETAHAVRAAIDEAIKAKEAGETRVILFNFSGHGHFDLAAYEEYLSGRLPDFEYPAEKVKEALEYLPMVGREDVRI, via the coding sequence ATGGAAAGGTTCAAGTTTAATTTGGACGAAAATCAATTGCCACAAGCCTGGTATAACATCATACCCGACCTCCCGGTACCCCTGCCGCCGGTAATCCATCCGGCTACTAAACAGCCTGTAAAGCCCGACGATCTGGCACCTATATTCCCCATGGCCCTGATACAGCAAGAAGTAAGCCCCGAAAGATTCATTGAGATTCCGGAGCCGGTGCAGAGGGTCTATAAAATGTGGAGGCCAACACCCCTCTACAGGGCCCGCAGGCTGGAAAAAGCCCTGGATACCCCAGCCCACATTTACTACAAATACGAAGGTGGAAGCCCCCCAGGAAGCCACAAGCCTAACACGGCTGTCGCCCAGGCCTACTACAACAAGGCCGAAGGGGTAAAAAGGCTCACCACTGAAACCGGAGCTGGCCAGTGGGGAAGTGCCCTGGCCTTCGGATGCAAGCTCTTCGGCCTGGAATGCAAAGTTTACATGGTCAAAATAAGCTATCAGCAGAAGCCTTACCGCCGCATTTTGATGGAAACCTGGGGGGCTAATGTTGTCCCCAGCCCAAGCCCTGATACCCATGCTGGACGCCAGATCCTGGCCCAGGACCCCAGTTCCCCAGGTTCCCTCGGAATAGCCATAAGCGAGGCCGTAGAAGATGCAGCCACCAGAGACGATACCAAGTATTCCCTGGGCAGCGTGCTGAACCATGTCCTCCTGCATCAGACTATAGTCGGCGAAGAAGCTTTGCTCCAGATGGAGATGGCCGGCGAATTCCCCGATGTTGTAATCGGATGCGTGGGCGGGGGTTCTAACTTCGCAGGCCTGGCTTTCCCATTCCTCCGGGAAAGATTAAAACACAACCTCAAAACCCGCTTCCTGGCCGTTGAACCTACTGCTTGCCCCTCCTTAACCAAGGGAATTTACACCTACGATTTCGGCGATACCGCTGGAACCACCCCCCTCCTCAAGATGTACACGCTGGGCCATAAGTTTGTGCCTCCTGGAATCCACGCCGGAGGCCTCCGCTACCATGGCATGGCTCCCATCATTTGCGCTCTATACAATGGTGGTTACATTGAAGCCGTAGCCTATCCTCAAAATGCAGTCTTTGAAGCTGCCGTCCAGTTCGCCAGAGCTGAGGGTTTCCTCCCAGCCCCCGAAACCGCTCACGCTGTCAGAGCAGCGATAGATGAAGCTATAAAGGCCAAGGAAGCCGGTGAAACCAGAGTAATCCTCTTCAATTTCTCAGGCCACGGCCACTTTGACCTCGCTGCCTACGAAGAATACCTGAGCGGCAGGCTTCCGGACTTTGAATATCCGGCCGAAAAGGTGAAAGAAGCCCTGGAATATTTGCCCATGGTGGGGAGGGAAGATGTCAGAATTTAA
- a CDS encoding alanine--glyoxylate aminotransferase family protein: MSEFNLRIPGPVPLPPEVKEALAEDMIDHRGPEFAALFEEITRGLKYVFQTHHDVLILTASGTGGLEAALVNVLSPGERVLVVVNGFFGERWFEMARAFGLEAIPLHFPPGSGADPEEIRKALLKAYPCKALLIIHNETSTGVTNDLKAIAEAAQSVEDPPLILVDAVSSLGAIDLRPDEWGCDVVVTASQKALMAPPGLSLISVSPRAWENSEKASLPRFYWDFRKFREYASHHQTPFTPALSALFGLRESLKLIQEEGLEKVFARHRSIAEFTRQGIKSLGLSLFPDERWASNTVTAVRVPEGLKAEEIIRHLREEHAIVVAGGQGELKGKILRIAHIGRVSPEEMAQVIEALGKVLKCSGCS; this comes from the coding sequence ATGTCAGAATTTAACCTGCGCATACCAGGACCTGTCCCGCTTCCTCCAGAGGTCAAGGAAGCCCTGGCTGAGGATATGATAGACCACCGGGGCCCTGAATTCGCCGCCCTCTTCGAAGAGATCACCAGAGGGCTTAAGTACGTGTTTCAAACTCACCATGATGTCCTTATCCTCACAGCTTCGGGAACCGGAGGGCTTGAAGCGGCTCTGGTGAATGTCCTCTCACCGGGGGAGAGGGTTTTAGTCGTAGTAAACGGGTTCTTCGGAGAACGCTGGTTTGAAATGGCCCGGGCTTTTGGTCTGGAGGCCATCCCCCTGCACTTCCCTCCAGGCTCAGGAGCAGATCCGGAAGAAATCAGAAAGGCACTGCTGAAAGCCTATCCCTGCAAAGCTCTCCTGATTATCCACAACGAAACTTCTACCGGTGTAACCAACGACCTCAAAGCCATAGCCGAAGCAGCGCAATCTGTGGAAGACCCTCCTCTAATTCTGGTGGACGCCGTAAGCTCCCTGGGAGCTATAGACCTGCGCCCGGATGAGTGGGGATGCGATGTGGTAGTAACGGCTTCCCAAAAGGCCCTGATGGCACCTCCGGGCCTGAGCCTTATCAGCGTAAGCCCGAGAGCCTGGGAGAACTCTGAGAAGGCTTCCCTCCCCCGGTTCTACTGGGATTTCCGCAAGTTCAGAGAATACGCATCCCACCATCAAACCCCCTTTACCCCCGCCCTGAGCGCGCTCTTCGGCCTGAGAGAGTCTCTCAAGCTTATCCAGGAAGAGGGCCTGGAAAAGGTCTTTGCCCGCCACCGGTCAATAGCTGAATTCACCCGCCAGGGCATAAAATCCCTCGGCCTGAGCCTCTTCCCCGATGAAAGGTGGGCCTCAAACACGGTAACAGCCGTCCGGGTCCCTGAAGGCCTGAAAGCCGAAGAGATTATCAGACACCTGCGGGAGGAACACGCCATCGTGGTAGCCGGAGGCCAGGGGGAACTTAAAGGTAAAATCCTCCGCATTGCCCACATTGGCCGGGTTTCCCCCGAGGAAATGGCTCAGGTTATTGAAGCTCTGGGGAAAGTGCTGAAATGTTCAGGGTGCTCGTAA